In Thiospirochaeta perfilievii, a single window of DNA contains:
- the tnpA gene encoding IS66 family insertion sequence element accessory protein TnpA, with product MKSKYTLEERKQLVIEQQKSGLTITEFTKQKNIKQTTFQNWLRRLKETESEKFVKVKLKSEKPLEPTLLMINSIKLEIPATVSSSKIAQIISVIREI from the coding sequence ATGAAATCGAAATATACTTTAGAAGAAAGAAAACAATTAGTTATAGAACAACAAAAATCAGGTTTAACAATAACAGAGTTTACTAAACAAAAAAATATTAAACAAACAACCTTTCAGAATTGGCTTAGGAGATTAAAAGAAACAGAGTCAGAAAAGTTTGTGAAAGTTAAATTGAAATCAGAGAAACCTTTAGAACCAACGCTGCTAATGATAAATAGTATTAAACTAGAGATTCCCGCCACAGTATCATCTTCAAAGATAGCTCAGATTATTTCTGTGATAAGAGAGATATAA
- the tnpB gene encoding IS66 family insertion sequence element accessory protein TnpB (TnpB, as the term is used for proteins encoded by IS66 family insertion elements, is considered an accessory protein, since TnpC, encoded by a neighboring gene, is a DDE family transposase.) has protein sequence MILDFTNLSIYVRPGVTDMRKQINGLSVLTEDEMGMDSGSGSLFLFCSRNRKTLKCIYWDRNGFCMWQKKLEKDKFPWPMTEEDAQEITFEQLKLLLDGIDFWKAHKEIKFKEMN, from the coding sequence ATGATACTAGATTTTACAAACCTATCTATATATGTAAGACCTGGAGTAACAGATATGAGAAAACAAATAAATGGCTTATCTGTACTGACAGAAGACGAAATGGGAATGGATTCCGGTTCAGGAAGCCTTTTTCTATTTTGTAGCCGTAACAGAAAAACATTAAAGTGTATTTACTGGGATCGAAATGGATTCTGTATGTGGCAAAAAAAACTAGAAAAAGATAAGTTCCCATGGCCAATGACTGAGGAAGATGCTCAAGAAATAACTTTTGAACAGTTAAAGCTACTTTTAGATGGTATTGATTTTTGGAAAGCCCATAAAGAAATAAAGTTTAAAGAAATGAACTAA